One segment of Myotis daubentonii chromosome 11, mMyoDau2.1, whole genome shotgun sequence DNA contains the following:
- the LOC132212701 gene encoding large ribosomal subunit protein eL38-like — translation MSTALSSGKSDFPVPILQPCLPKTEEINDFLFTARRKDTKCVHMKKGRYLYTLVITDAGQAEKLKQSLPSGLAVKELK, via the exons ATGTCAACAGCCCTATCATCTGGCAAGTCTGACTTTCCCGTACCCATTCTACAG CCATGCCTCCCCAAAACTGAGGAAATCAATGACTTCCTGTTCACAGCCAGGAGAAAGGACACTAAATGTGTCCACATGAAGAAAGGGAGATATCTTTATACCTTGGTCATCACAGACGCAGGGCAGGCAGAGAAACTGAagcagtccctgccctcaggttTGGCAGTGAAGGAACTGAAATGA